In the genome of Streptomyces sp. NBC_00433, the window CACGGCTTCCTCGCCACCGACTGACCCCTCCACCCCGCCCCCCTTGACCCCGTCCCGACGCGAAGGAGAGCCGTACGATGCCGCCACCGTCCTCACCCGTCGCCTTCTCCGCCGCCGCGCCGGGAGGCGCGGGCTCGGCGGCCGGGGCGCGGCCCAAGCTGGAGCGCGCGTATCTGGAGCTGCGGCAGCCGCCCGCCGACGGCGGCAGCGGGACGCCGGGGCCGCAACTGGGACGGGTCGACTTCCAGTTCAACCCCAAGGAGCTGACGCTCGCCAAGTCGGCGAAGTGGGAGCGGAAGACGGCCCGCGGGGCGAGCCGGGCCGGGCCCGCCGAATACACCGGGCCGGAACCGTCGAAGCTCACGCTGGAGATGTTCTTCGACGCGACCGAGGGGCAGAGCGACAAGGTCGTGAAGACGGTCGAGCAGCTGTTCTCCTGCTGCGTGCCGACCGACCAGACGCAGGACAAGAAGAAGGGCACCCCGCCCTTCGTGATCTTCCACTGGGGCAGCCTCACCGGCTTCGTCGGCTACATCAGCCAGGTGCAGGCGAAATACACCCTCTTCACGGCGGGCGGGCTGCCGATCAGGGCGGTCTGCCAGGTCACGATCGAGGAGCTGGCATCCCAACTGCCCGGCCAGAACCCGACGTCGGGTGCGCTCACCGCGCGCCGGGTGCACAGGGTGGTGGACGGGGACACGCTGCCGATGCTGGCCTTCCGCGAGTACGGCGACCCGGCCGCATGGCGGGACATCGCCGAGGCGAACGGCGTGGACGACCCGATGCGGCTCGTCCCGGGCAGCTCCCTGCTGCTGCCCGGCGCCGACGAGATCAGCGCCTGACCACCCCCAACCGCCAGTCGAGGAAGCGAGGAAGAGCGGACCATGGCCGGAGAGACCTTCGCGAACGTGCTCACGGTGGAGGCGGCGGGCCGGCCGCTGCCGCCGGACATCGCGGCGCTGCTGGTCTCCGGCTACGTGGACGACAGCGTGCGGCTGCCGGACCTGTTCGTGCTGCGCTTCCGGGACCCGAACCACCAGGTGCTGGCGAAGACCGGGCTGACGATCGGCTCCCCGCTGAAGATCTACGCGACCGCCGGTGACGACCCGCAGCGCCAGCTCCTGGTGTCCGGCGAGGTCACCGCGCTGGAAGTGGACCTGGACGCCACCGGCACCTTCACCGTCGTGCGCGGCCTCGACCACTCGCACCGCTTCCTGCGCGGCCGCAGGGTCGCCGGCTACCGGCAGATGACGGCGTCGGACGTGGCCGTGCAGGTCGCCCGCAGAGCCGGACTGCCGGTCGGCGAGGTCGACGCGACGGCCACCGTCTATGAGCACCTGGCCCAACCGGGCATCAGCGACTGGGAGTTCCTGCACCGGCTGGCCGATCTGGCGGGCGCCGAGGTGTCGGTGGCCGACGGCCGCTTTCTCTTCCGCGATCCGGCGCGGGCCGCGAAGGCGCCGAGCCCGGCCACGCGGCCCGAATCGAGCCCGTACGTGCTGGAATTCGGGCGCAATCTGCTCCGCTGCCAGGTCGCGGTGACCGGGGCCGACCAGGTGGCACAGGTCGAGGTGCGGGGCTGGGACGTCACGGCGAAGGCCGCGGTGGTGGCGCGGGCGGCCGCGGGCGGCAGCGACCGGCTGGCGCTCGGCATCACCCCGCGCCAGGCGGCGCAGCCGTTCGGCGAGGCGGTCTTCCTGGCCACCGACACCCCGTACGGCACGCAGGCCGCGGCCGACCAGGCGGCGCGGTCGCTGGCGGGCGACCTGGCCGGCTCGCTGGCCGAGTTGGACGCGGTCGCGATGGGCATCCCGAAGCTGCGGGCGGGCACCGCGGTCACGCTGTCGAACGTCGGGCCGCCATTCGAGGGGAAGTACACGATCTCTTCGAGCCGCCATGTCTTCGACCCCGACGTCGGCTACCCGACCTGGATCACGGTCGGCGGGCGCTCCGACCGCTCGCTGTACGGTCTCGCGTCCGGCGGGGGGCGCGGCGGCGGTCCGGGCTCGGCCGACCGGATCGGCGGGCTGGTCAATGCCACCGTGACCGACACCCGCGACCCGGAGGACCGGGGCCGGGTCCGGCTGGCCTTCCCGTGGCTGTCCGACGACTACGTCAGCGACTGGGCGCGCACGGCGGGGCTCGGCGGCAAGGGCGGCGGCGGTGTCTTCGGCCCCGAGGTCGGCGACGAGGTGCTCGTCGGCTTCGAGCAGGGCCGCGTCGACCAGCCGTACGTCATCGGCGGTCTCTACAACGGCCGGGACCTGCCGTCCGCGCACGACGTCCCGCTCACCGACCCGACCAGCGGCGCGGTCAACCGCCGCTCCCTGGCGAACCGTTCAGGCGACCGCTTCGAGCTGCTCGACGCGGCGGGCGGTGGACCGCAGGGCGTACGGCTGTCCACCGGGGACGGCAAGGTCACCCTGCACCTGGACCGGCAGGCCACCAAGGTCGTGCTGCACAGCGACGGTTCCGTCGAGGTCGAGGCGAGGGAGAAGGTGACGGTGAAGGCCGAGCAGGGCGTCAGCGTCGACGCGGGCAGCGGAAAGCTGGAGCTGACCGGCGACTCGGTCAAGGTCACCGCCCGCAGCGGCGTGCAAGTCGACGGCGGGACGGGCGCCTTGCAGCTGCAGACGCAGGGGCAGGTCGCGGTCAAGGGGGTCAGCGTGGGTGTCGAGGGCAGCGCGAGCACCGAGATCAAGGGCGGTGCCACCCTGTCGATCAGCGCGGCCCTGGTGAAGATCAACTGACG includes:
- a CDS encoding LysM peptidoglycan-binding domain-containing protein; translation: MPPPSSPVAFSAAAPGGAGSAAGARPKLERAYLELRQPPADGGSGTPGPQLGRVDFQFNPKELTLAKSAKWERKTARGASRAGPAEYTGPEPSKLTLEMFFDATEGQSDKVVKTVEQLFSCCVPTDQTQDKKKGTPPFVIFHWGSLTGFVGYISQVQAKYTLFTAGGLPIRAVCQVTIEELASQLPGQNPTSGALTARRVHRVVDGDTLPMLAFREYGDPAAWRDIAEANGVDDPMRLVPGSSLLLPGADEISA
- a CDS encoding VgrG-related protein: MAGETFANVLTVEAAGRPLPPDIAALLVSGYVDDSVRLPDLFVLRFRDPNHQVLAKTGLTIGSPLKIYATAGDDPQRQLLVSGEVTALEVDLDATGTFTVVRGLDHSHRFLRGRRVAGYRQMTASDVAVQVARRAGLPVGEVDATATVYEHLAQPGISDWEFLHRLADLAGAEVSVADGRFLFRDPARAAKAPSPATRPESSPYVLEFGRNLLRCQVAVTGADQVAQVEVRGWDVTAKAAVVARAAAGGSDRLALGITPRQAAQPFGEAVFLATDTPYGTQAAADQAARSLAGDLAGSLAELDAVAMGIPKLRAGTAVTLSNVGPPFEGKYTISSSRHVFDPDVGYPTWITVGGRSDRSLYGLASGGGRGGGPGSADRIGGLVNATVTDTRDPEDRGRVRLAFPWLSDDYVSDWARTAGLGGKGGGGVFGPEVGDEVLVGFEQGRVDQPYVIGGLYNGRDLPSAHDVPLTDPTSGAVNRRSLANRSGDRFELLDAAGGGPQGVRLSTGDGKVTLHLDRQATKVVLHSDGSVEVEAREKVTVKAEQGVSVDAGSGKLELTGDSVKVTARSGVQVDGGTGALQLQTQGQVAVKGVSVGVEGSASTEIKGGATLSISAALVKIN